A genomic region of Alistipes megaguti contains the following coding sequences:
- the ltrA gene encoding group II intron reverse transcriptase/maturase: MNTDTHPMYEWKTLPWSKIERCVFKLQKRIYKASQRDDIYQVHKLQKLLIKSRYAKLLAIRKVTQDNHGAKTAGVDGVKYLTGKQRMRLSEELGLHHRAKPLRRVWIPKPNSTEKRPLGIPVMRDRVLQALLKLALEPEWEARFEPNSYGFRPGRSAQDAIAAIFNCINQRAKWVLDADIEKCFDRINHQKLLDKVNTIPLFRQMIKGWLKAGILESDVFSETEAGTPQGGVISPLLANIALHGMEEYLGRIFKIRRIGNGKFSQKITFIRYADDFVVIHQDREVLEQCRKLLDEWLAEIGLAMKPSKTRLVHTLHPIDDSKPGFDFLGVTVRQFPVGRTHTGTDQCGNPLGYKTIIKPSKKSQVRHYQRMKEIIYRQRASPQESLIHELNSVIRGWSLYYAGQVSKDVYSRMDFLLFKSLYRWATRRHGGKHKKRIVRKYWRLEKGRWRFETRKEVKLQYHSSTPVVRHVKVKGNRSPFDGDWIYWGKRLGKYGGLTSRRSALLKRQNFRCAYCGLSFTAMDLIEEDHLLPKIVGGKNDLRNCQLLHRHCHDQKTTVDGSYEARGSGIQRGAV, from the coding sequence ATGAACACGGATACACATCCGATGTATGAATGGAAAACATTGCCTTGGAGTAAAATCGAAAGGTGTGTTTTCAAACTGCAAAAGAGGATTTACAAGGCATCCCAACGCGATGACATCTATCAGGTGCACAAACTTCAAAAGCTTCTTATCAAATCCCGTTATGCCAAGCTATTGGCAATACGGAAAGTAACTCAGGATAACCACGGTGCGAAAACCGCCGGAGTGGATGGTGTAAAATATCTGACCGGCAAACAGCGCATGAGGCTATCCGAAGAACTCGGTCTGCATCATCGCGCCAAACCGCTACGCAGGGTATGGATACCCAAACCGAACTCGACCGAAAAGCGTCCTCTCGGCATTCCGGTTATGCGAGACAGAGTGCTTCAGGCGCTTCTGAAACTCGCTCTGGAACCAGAATGGGAAGCGAGATTCGAGCCAAACAGCTATGGTTTCCGCCCCGGGCGGTCGGCACAAGATGCGATCGCAGCCATATTCAACTGCATAAATCAACGTGCGAAATGGGTCCTCGATGCTGATATTGAAAAGTGTTTCGACAGGATAAACCACCAAAAATTATTGGATAAGGTCAATACAATACCTTTATTCCGTCAAATGATTAAAGGGTGGCTGAAAGCCGGGATACTTGAATCCGATGTATTTTCCGAAACCGAAGCCGGGACACCGCAAGGTGGGGTTATTTCTCCTTTACTTGCAAATATTGCCCTGCACGGAATGGAAGAATATCTCGGACGAATATTCAAGATTAGGAGGATCGGAAATGGCAAATTCAGTCAGAAGATCACGTTTATCCGTTATGCCGATGATTTTGTGGTGATACACCAAGACCGAGAGGTACTTGAACAATGCCGTAAATTGTTGGATGAGTGGTTGGCAGAAATCGGACTGGCGATGAAACCGTCCAAAACACGATTAGTACACACCTTGCATCCAATAGACGACAGTAAGCCTGGCTTTGATTTTCTCGGAGTGACCGTAAGGCAGTTCCCTGTCGGACGTACTCATACCGGAACGGATCAGTGTGGCAATCCTCTGGGGTATAAGACGATCATCAAACCCTCGAAGAAATCCCAAGTGCGACACTATCAGCGTATGAAGGAGATTATTTACCGGCAACGGGCATCTCCACAGGAATCACTTATACACGAATTGAATTCCGTAATACGCGGATGGTCGCTATATTATGCAGGACAGGTATCGAAAGACGTCTATTCCCGCATGGATTTTCTGTTATTCAAAAGTTTATACCGCTGGGCTACCCGCCGCCATGGAGGTAAACACAAGAAACGGATTGTCCGTAAATATTGGAGACTCGAAAAGGGACGATGGCGATTTGAAACTCGAAAAGAGGTTAAATTACAGTACCATAGTTCGACACCCGTTGTCCGTCATGTGAAAGTAAAAGGGAACCGTTCTCCGTTTGACGGAGATTGGATTTACTGGGGCAAACGACTCGGTAAATATGGCGGCCTCACGTCACGAAGGTCGGCGCTACTTAAACGGCAAAACTTCAGATGTGCGTATTGTGGGTTATCGTTTACGGCAATGGATTTGATAGAAGAAGATCATTTGTTACCTAAAATAGTGGGAGGAAAGAATGATTTGCGTAACTGTCAGTTGCTTCATCGCCATTGCCACGATCAGAAAACAACGGTCGATGGCAGTTATGAAGCTCGCGGTAGCGGAATACAACGAGGAGCCGTGTGA
- a CDS encoding Y-family DNA polymerase produces MIARSNEAKALGIGMGQPFYQVRPLIERGQVTVFSANFALYGDLSRRVMATLRSLVPGIEVYSIDEAFFDLRGMAEPLDEFGRSISRTIRRNVGIPVSIGIAPTKTLAKIASKLAKQYPKLNGCCYMHRPEDIAKVLRKFPLQDVWGIGRRYGKMFDRMGLCTAQQFVDLPQEWVRARMGVVGLRTWSELQGIECITFEQMPPRKQQITISRTFPKEIYTQEELDPIISEFASMCAEKLRGEGSVCCEVQSYLLTNRHREDQPQRYETSLQLLPESTNSTLEIVRQARIALRQVFQPGYGYKKAGVILSQITLASEQQGSLFSPLDREKHARLMDVLDSMNKTHGKGTIVVAAQGTDHFRMNREHLSPRYTTDWKDLLVVKV; encoded by the coding sequence ATCATTGCCCGATCTAACGAAGCCAAGGCGCTCGGCATTGGCATGGGGCAGCCGTTTTATCAGGTTCGTCCGCTGATAGAGCGCGGTCAGGTGACTGTGTTTTCGGCAAACTTTGCTTTGTACGGAGATTTGTCGCGTCGTGTGATGGCAACACTTCGCTCGCTGGTTCCCGGTATCGAGGTTTACTCGATCGACGAGGCCTTTTTCGACCTGCGGGGTATGGCCGAGCCGCTCGACGAGTTCGGCCGTTCGATCAGCCGCACCATCCGCCGCAACGTTGGAATTCCGGTCAGCATCGGCATTGCCCCGACCAAGACGCTGGCCAAGATCGCCTCAAAGTTGGCTAAACAATATCCCAAGCTGAACGGCTGCTGCTACATGCATCGTCCGGAGGATATAGCCAAGGTGTTGCGGAAATTTCCTTTGCAGGATGTCTGGGGCATAGGTCGTCGCTATGGGAAGATGTTCGATCGCATGGGGCTCTGTACAGCGCAGCAGTTTGTCGATCTGCCGCAGGAGTGGGTTCGTGCCCGCATGGGGGTTGTCGGACTGCGCACCTGGAGCGAACTTCAGGGTATTGAGTGTATTACTTTTGAGCAGATGCCGCCGCGCAAGCAGCAGATCACCATTTCGCGTACTTTTCCCAAAGAGATCTATACGCAGGAAGAGCTGGATCCTATTATTTCCGAATTTGCGTCAATGTGTGCCGAGAAACTTCGTGGTGAAGGTTCGGTCTGCTGTGAAGTGCAGAGCTATCTGTTGACGAATCGGCATCGTGAGGATCAGCCGCAGCGCTATGAGACGAGCCTTCAATTGTTGCCGGAGTCAACCAACAGTACACTTGAAATTGTGCGACAGGCCCGCATTGCCCTGCGACAGGTTTTCCAGCCGGGCTATGGATACAAGAAGGCGGGCGTGATCCTTTCGCAGATTACCCTGGCCTCCGAACAGCAGGGTTCGCTGTTTTCGCCGCTGGATCGGGAAAAGCACGCCCGGCTGATGGATGTTCTCGATTCGATGAACAAAACCCACGGGAAAGGTACGATTGTCGTGGCAGCCCAGGGGACCGATCATTTCCGTATGAATCGAGAACATCTTTCACCCCGCTATACGACCGACTGGAAGGACCTGCTTGTTGTCAAGGTTTGA
- a CDS encoding LexA family transcriptional regulator: MEKKTDILTFHSPDLTTRQELPVAGGDVKAGFPSPADDFLDAPLDLNREFVHNPASTFFVRVSGDSMAGDGIGDGDLLIVDRSVAPYDGCIAVCYVDGEFTVKRVRLEKGCAWLMPSNPKCQPIRVDAANDFQIWGVVRHVIKTFK, translated from the coding sequence ATGGAAAAGAAGACAGACATATTAACTTTTCATTCACCAGACCTCACGACCCGTCAGGAACTTCCTGTTGCCGGAGGAGATGTCAAGGCGGGATTTCCGTCGCCAGCCGACGACTTTCTCGATGCTCCGCTGGATTTGAATCGGGAGTTTGTCCACAACCCCGCCTCGACCTTCTTCGTGCGCGTCTCGGGCGACAGCATGGCCGGGGACGGCATCGGCGATGGCGACCTGCTCATCGTCGATCGCTCGGTGGCCCCTTATGACGGCTGTATCGCCGTCTGCTACGTCGACGGGGAGTTTACGGTCAAGCGCGTGCGGCTCGAGAAGGGTTGCGCCTGGCTCATGCCCTCAAACCCGAAATGCCAACCGATTCGCGTGGATGCCGCCAACGACTTCCAGATCTGGGGCGTCGTCCGCCACGTCATCAAAACCTTCAAATAG